One Microbacterium sp. No. 7 genomic window carries:
- a CDS encoding thioredoxin domain-containing protein, translating into MARRLENALSPYLRAHADNPVDWFPWGPEAFAEAQRRDVPLLISIGYSTCHWCHVMARESFSDPAIAARIDEGFVAVKVDREEHPDVDAAYMAAASLFTRGLGWPLTVFATPDGRAFFAGTYWPPVARPSQAGFVDVLAAVREAWTRRRDRLESAAATVAEALASIPADAPGTPPDAAALAAAADAIAAGEDLVHGGFGSEPKFPVATVLRFLQTPLVRREAPGAAASASRALAAMAGSELCDLDGGFFRYATRRDWSVPHYERMLTDNAQLLDVALDAGSPEIARGIAGFLLDTLRLEGGAFGAAQDSESTIDGARSEGGYYRHPLADRPALVRPAVDEKAITGWNGLAIGALARAGAVLGEREWVDAAATAASTILRVNRDAAGRLVRASVAGVASDAVATAADHGLLAEGLFGLALATGAASWAVRARDVLDDALEGRLAADPVLAAHGLAVAGGEGDGDLPSGPSSLALAALTAWRLGAGERYREAAVAIVARDAERARREPFAHAAYLRAAAGLVEPPRQIVVVDGAAPLREAALRADADLVACVTADQASALADAGFALFEGKADTPGLAHDCRGFACRLPASDPDAVPVSRA; encoded by the coding sequence ATGGCCCGCCGGCTCGAGAACGCGCTCAGCCCCTACCTCCGCGCCCACGCGGACAACCCCGTCGACTGGTTCCCGTGGGGGCCGGAGGCGTTCGCCGAGGCGCAGCGCCGCGACGTGCCGCTGCTGATCTCGATCGGGTACTCGACCTGCCATTGGTGCCACGTGATGGCCCGGGAGTCGTTCTCGGACCCGGCGATCGCGGCGCGCATCGACGAGGGCTTCGTCGCGGTCAAGGTCGACCGCGAGGAGCATCCCGACGTCGACGCCGCCTACATGGCCGCGGCCTCCCTATTCACCCGCGGCCTCGGCTGGCCGCTCACGGTGTTCGCGACGCCGGACGGGCGGGCGTTCTTCGCCGGCACCTACTGGCCGCCCGTCGCCCGGCCGTCGCAGGCGGGCTTCGTCGACGTGCTCGCGGCCGTGCGCGAGGCGTGGACGCGGCGCCGCGACCGGCTCGAGTCCGCGGCTGCGACCGTCGCCGAGGCGCTCGCCTCGATCCCGGCGGACGCTCCCGGGACGCCCCCGGATGCCGCGGCGCTGGCGGCGGCGGCCGACGCGATCGCGGCGGGCGAAGACCTCGTCCACGGCGGGTTCGGCTCCGAGCCGAAGTTCCCCGTCGCGACCGTGCTGCGCTTCCTGCAGACGCCGCTCGTGCGGCGCGAGGCCCCGGGTGCCGCGGCCTCCGCCTCGCGTGCGCTCGCGGCGATGGCGGGATCGGAGCTGTGCGACCTCGACGGCGGCTTCTTCCGCTACGCGACCCGCCGCGACTGGAGCGTGCCGCACTACGAGCGGATGCTGACCGACAACGCCCAGCTGCTCGACGTCGCCCTCGACGCGGGATCCCCGGAGATCGCCCGGGGCATCGCCGGCTTCCTCCTCGACACCCTGCGGCTCGAGGGCGGGGCGTTCGGTGCCGCGCAGGACTCCGAGTCGACGATCGACGGGGCCCGCAGCGAGGGCGGCTACTACCGGCATCCGCTCGCCGACCGCCCCGCGCTCGTGCGGCCCGCGGTCGACGAGAAGGCGATCACCGGCTGGAACGGACTCGCCATCGGGGCGCTCGCCCGCGCGGGCGCCGTGCTCGGCGAGCGGGAATGGGTGGACGCGGCGGCGACCGCGGCATCCACGATCCTGCGGGTGAACCGGGATGCCGCAGGGCGGCTCGTGCGTGCCTCGGTGGCGGGCGTCGCGTCGGACGCCGTCGCCACCGCGGCCGATCACGGACTGCTGGCCGAGGGGCTGTTCGGGCTCGCGCTCGCGACCGGCGCCGCCTCGTGGGCGGTGCGGGCGCGCGACGTCCTCGACGACGCGCTCGAGGGCAGGCTCGCCGCCGACCCGGTGCTCGCCGCGCACGGGCTCGCCGTGGCGGGCGGCGAGGGCGACGGCGATCTGCCGTCGGGGCCGTCGTCGCTCGCGCTCGCGGCGCTCACCGCCTGGCGGCTCGGCGCGGGGGAGCGGTACCGCGAGGCCGCGGTCGCGATCGTCGCCCGCGACGCCGAGCGGGCGCGGAGGGAGCCGTTCGCGCACGCCGCATACCTCCGGGCCGCGGCGGGACTCGTCGAGCCCCCGCGGCAGATCGTCGTCGTCGACGGTGCGGCGCCGCTCCGCGAGGCGGCGCTCCGCGCCGACGCGGACCTCGTGGCGTGCGTCACGGCGGACCAGGCGAGCGCGCTCGCGGATGCCGGCTTCGCGCTGTTCGAGGGGAAGGCGGACACGCCCGGTCTCGCCCACGACTGCCGCGGCTTCGCGTGCCGCCTGCCCGCTTCGGACCCGGACGCCGTCCCGGTGTCTCGGGCGTGA
- a CDS encoding ABC transporter ATP-binding protein, with translation MSGIETGAERMPERLPIANGRDTARTIWRALRGHRWTLVLSMLASAGGAALSLVTPAVLGRIVDDISARAEVPVWTYGAAIAGASVASAALSAAGVIVASRVMERVLADLRERLVGTALDLPQQRVERSGTGDLVSRASDDVGQVSEALSQVLPTLSATVFTIALTVAGMTVLDWRYGIAVVVALPLYALALRWYLRTAPQMYAAERASVGTRAHHLLSALRGIDTVQAYRLTDRHAHRIADASWDVARWSLRARTVLTMFFGRLDLAFGVALAIVIGTGFWLVDAGVGTLGAATTAVLFFLRLGGPIRQLMMVADVLQSATASLARIVGVIGIAPDAAERADGSPAGGRVRMHGVGFGYEPGQPVLHDVTLLIDEGERVAVVGTSGAGKSTVAALLAGIHAPVSGSVQRPGDTVLVTQESHVFAGTLRDNLTLAAPGASDDEVVAALAAAGAHDLLDLLPEGLDAPVGSAGHRLTAAQAQQLALARIALADPDLVILDEATAEAGSAHAQALDDAADAALAGRTGLVIAHRLSQAAACDRIVVMAHGRVTETGTHDELVSADGEYARLWRAWDTPPPTVGPPASG, from the coding sequence GTGAGCGGGATCGAGACGGGCGCCGAGCGGATGCCGGAACGCCTGCCCATCGCGAACGGGCGCGACACGGCGCGCACGATCTGGAGGGCGCTGCGCGGACACCGGTGGACGCTGGTGCTGTCGATGCTGGCGTCCGCCGGCGGAGCCGCGCTGAGCCTGGTCACCCCCGCGGTGCTGGGACGCATCGTCGACGACATCTCCGCGCGCGCCGAGGTGCCGGTGTGGACGTACGGCGCGGCGATCGCGGGCGCCTCGGTCGCCTCTGCCGCCCTGTCGGCGGCGGGCGTGATCGTCGCATCGCGGGTCATGGAGCGCGTGCTCGCCGACCTGCGGGAGCGGCTGGTCGGCACGGCGCTCGATCTGCCGCAGCAGCGCGTCGAGCGGTCGGGCACGGGCGACCTGGTGTCGCGCGCGAGCGACGACGTCGGCCAGGTGTCGGAGGCGCTGTCACAGGTGCTGCCGACGCTCTCGGCGACGGTGTTCACGATCGCGCTGACGGTGGCGGGGATGACGGTGCTCGACTGGCGCTACGGCATCGCCGTGGTCGTCGCGCTGCCGCTCTACGCGCTCGCGCTGCGCTGGTACCTGCGCACGGCTCCCCAGATGTACGCCGCCGAGCGGGCGTCGGTCGGCACGCGGGCGCACCATCTGCTCTCGGCGCTGCGCGGCATCGACACGGTGCAGGCGTACCGGCTCACCGACCGGCACGCCCACCGCATCGCCGACGCGTCGTGGGACGTCGCGCGCTGGTCGCTGCGCGCCCGGACCGTGCTGACGATGTTCTTCGGCCGCCTCGACCTCGCGTTCGGCGTCGCGCTGGCGATCGTCATCGGCACCGGGTTCTGGCTGGTGGACGCCGGGGTCGGCACGCTCGGCGCCGCGACGACCGCGGTGCTGTTCTTCCTGCGCCTGGGCGGTCCGATCCGCCAGCTGATGATGGTCGCCGATGTGCTGCAGTCGGCGACCGCGTCGCTCGCGCGCATCGTCGGCGTGATCGGCATCGCGCCCGACGCGGCCGAGCGAGCGGACGGGTCGCCGGCCGGCGGGCGGGTGCGCATGCACGGGGTCGGCTTCGGCTACGAGCCCGGCCAGCCGGTGCTGCACGACGTGACGCTGCTCATCGACGAGGGCGAGCGGGTCGCCGTCGTCGGCACCTCGGGCGCGGGGAAGTCGACGGTCGCGGCGCTGCTCGCCGGCATCCACGCGCCCGTCAGCGGATCGGTGCAGCGGCCCGGCGACACCGTGCTCGTCACGCAGGAGAGCCACGTGTTCGCCGGCACCCTGCGCGACAACCTCACGCTCGCGGCGCCCGGGGCGAGCGACGACGAGGTCGTGGCCGCGCTGGCGGCGGCGGGCGCGCACGACCTGCTCGACCTGCTGCCCGAGGGGCTCGACGCGCCGGTGGGGTCGGCGGGGCACCGGCTCACGGCGGCGCAGGCGCAGCAGCTGGCGCTCGCCCGCATCGCGCTGGCCGACCCCGACCTGGTCATCCTCGACGAGGCGACCGCCGAGGCCGGGTCGGCGCACGCGCAGGCGCTCGACGACGCCGCGGATGCCGCGCTCGCCGGCCGCACGGGCCTCGTGATCGCGCACCGCCTGTCGCAGGCCGCCGCCTGCGACCGCATCGTCGTCATGGCGCACGGGCGCGTCACCGAGACCGGCACGCACGACGAGCTCGTCTCCGCCGACGGCGAGTACGCCCGCCTCTGGCGCGCCTGGGACACCCCGCCCCCGACGGTCGGCCCACCGGCATCCGGGTAG